A single Leptolyngbya ohadii IS1 DNA region contains:
- the glnT gene encoding type III glutamate--ammonia ligase: MNLTEAQHFLGANRVKFILAQFVDIHGVAKTKAVPASHLEDILDPGAGFAGFAVWGLGMEPNSPDYLAVGDLDTLTLVPWMPGFARIVCVGHVKGKPYPYDARYVLMQQIDRLKERGWTLNTGVEPEFMLLKKDDRGKIAPFDATDTLDKPCYDYKGLSRSVAYIEKLVDNLQQVGFDVYQVDHEDANGQFEINYTYTDCLTTADRYIFFKMAASEIAREMGLICSFMPKPFSNRTGTGMHIHCSIAQDGVNLFEDKNDPRQLDLSPLAYHFLGGLLAHAPALTALCAPSINSYKRLVVGRSLSGATWAPAYISYGDNNRSSMVRVPGGRLELRLADGSCNPYLATAAVIAAGLDGIDRQLDPGEPFNGNLYDLTPEQLQEKGITTLPQNLSDAIDAFAADSVLQDALGPLAPEFINLKRMEWVEYLRHVSDWEVDRYLEFF; the protein is encoded by the coding sequence ATGAACCTAACAGAAGCCCAACACTTCCTCGGAGCCAATCGCGTCAAATTCATCCTCGCCCAATTTGTCGATATCCACGGAGTCGCCAAAACCAAAGCCGTCCCTGCTTCCCACCTGGAAGACATCCTCGATCCCGGAGCCGGATTTGCCGGATTTGCCGTCTGGGGACTCGGCATGGAACCCAATAGCCCAGACTATCTCGCAGTCGGCGATCTGGACACCCTCACGCTGGTTCCCTGGATGCCCGGATTTGCCCGGATCGTCTGCGTCGGTCACGTTAAAGGCAAACCCTATCCCTACGATGCCCGCTACGTCCTGATGCAGCAGATCGATCGCCTCAAAGAACGGGGCTGGACACTCAACACCGGAGTCGAGCCGGAATTCATGCTGCTGAAGAAAGACGATCGCGGCAAAATTGCTCCCTTCGATGCCACCGATACCCTCGACAAACCCTGCTACGACTACAAAGGACTTTCCCGCAGCGTCGCATACATTGAAAAACTGGTGGATAACCTGCAACAGGTTGGCTTCGATGTCTATCAGGTCGATCACGAAGACGCCAACGGACAGTTTGAAATCAACTACACCTACACCGACTGCCTCACCACTGCCGATCGCTATATCTTCTTCAAGATGGCAGCCTCCGAGATTGCCCGCGAGATGGGGCTAATTTGCTCCTTCATGCCCAAACCCTTCTCCAACCGCACCGGAACCGGGATGCACATCCACTGTTCGATCGCCCAGGATGGCGTGAATCTGTTTGAGGACAAAAACGATCCGCGTCAGCTTGACCTGTCTCCCCTGGCATACCACTTCCTCGGCGGACTCCTCGCCCATGCCCCAGCCCTGACTGCCCTTTGTGCCCCCTCGATCAATTCCTATAAGCGATTAGTAGTCGGACGATCGCTCAGCGGCGCAACCTGGGCACCCGCATACATCAGCTACGGCGACAACAACCGATCGAGCATGGTGCGCGTTCCGGGCGGACGACTCGAACTCCGTTTAGCCGACGGCTCCTGTAACCCTTATCTAGCAACCGCTGCGGTGATTGCGGCAGGATTGGACGGCATCGATCGCCAGCTCGACCCCGGCGAACCTTTCAACGGCAACCTCTACGACCTCACCCCCGAACAGCTCCAGGAAAAAGGCATTACAACCCTGCCCCAGAATTTGAGTGATGCGATCGACGCCTTCGCAGCCGACTCGGTTCTCCAGGATGCCCTCGGACCCCTCGCCCCCGAATTCATTAACCTAAAACGCATGGAATGGGTCGAATACCTGCGCCATGTCTCCGATTGGGAAGTCGATCGCTACCTCGAATTCTTCTAG
- a CDS encoding class II glutamine amidotransferase: protein MCGIVGLLIKTEPLRDSLGELLVPMLVGMSDRGPDSAGLAVFTATLPDSYRKYSLYAGNYSIDWTDLTQSFNQLGKATIDPHGNQAVLMTDQPPETVKSWLKETYPQLHLLSAGRTIDLYKDTGKPSAVADRYGFRSLKGSHAVGHTRMATESAVTPAHAHPFTAGEDFCLVHNGSLSNPNEIRRKLEPRGIHFETDNDTEAACRFLEYRMREGDDLETAIQKGFEELDGFYTFLMGTADKLALVRDPFACKPAIVAETDDYVAIASEFRSLAHLPNVNQANIYEPAPEEMYVWTV, encoded by the coding sequence ATGTGCGGCATCGTCGGACTCTTAATCAAAACCGAACCCCTTCGCGACTCCCTCGGTGAACTGCTCGTCCCCATGCTGGTGGGTATGAGCGATCGCGGACCAGACTCCGCTGGATTAGCAGTGTTTACAGCGACTCTGCCTGATTCCTATCGCAAATACAGTCTCTACGCAGGTAATTATTCGATCGACTGGACAGATCTCACCCAATCCTTCAATCAACTGGGTAAAGCGACGATCGATCCCCACGGCAATCAGGCGGTTTTGATGACCGACCAGCCCCCAGAAACGGTGAAATCCTGGCTGAAGGAAACCTATCCCCAGCTTCACCTGCTCTCCGCCGGACGCACGATCGACTTATATAAGGACACGGGCAAACCCAGCGCAGTTGCAGACCGCTACGGATTTCGATCGCTGAAAGGCTCCCACGCCGTCGGACATACCCGCATGGCAACCGAATCTGCCGTGACTCCGGCACACGCCCACCCCTTCACCGCAGGCGAGGATTTCTGTCTGGTTCACAATGGCTCCCTGTCCAATCCAAACGAGATCCGGCGCAAGCTCGAACCACGCGGCATCCACTTCGAGACGGACAACGACACTGAAGCCGCCTGTCGCTTCCTGGAATACCGAATGCGCGAAGGCGATGACCTGGAAACCGCCATCCAAAAGGGCTTTGAGGAACTAGACGGCTTTTACACCTTCCTCATGGGCACCGCAGACAAACTCGCCCTCGTCCGCGATCCCTTTGCCTGCAAACCCGCGATCGTTGCTGAAACCGATGATTATGTAGCGATCGCCTCCGAGTTTCGCTCCCTTGCCCATTTGCCGAACGTCAATCAGGCGAACATTTACGAACCCGCTCCAGAGGAGATGTATGTATGGACAGTCTAA
- a CDS encoding protein glxC: MDSLTIAPSTETLTFDLSQTTLREVNSFLHHDPLNNGGKKVAIAHPDGAHNLAVGIDAPIEVEIHGHTGYYTAGMNKQATVTLHGNAGTGVAENMMSGKVHVKGFASVSAGASAHGGLLVIDGDAGLRCGISLKGADIVVGGSVGSFSGFMAQAGRMVICGNAGDALGDSLYEAVIYVRGNIKSLGADAQLEPMNDEDYAIVQSLLTQAGLPHNPQDFKRVASARQLYHWNADVNQEY; this comes from the coding sequence ATGGACAGTCTAACCATTGCTCCTTCCACCGAAACCCTCACCTTCGATCTCAGCCAGACTACCCTGCGCGAAGTCAATTCCTTCCTGCATCATGACCCCCTGAACAACGGCGGCAAGAAAGTGGCGATCGCCCATCCCGACGGCGCACATAATCTAGCGGTTGGCATTGATGCCCCGATCGAAGTCGAAATCCACGGACATACGGGCTACTACACCGCAGGCATGAACAAGCAGGCAACTGTTACCCTGCACGGGAATGCCGGAACAGGAGTCGCCGAAAACATGATGTCCGGCAAAGTTCACGTTAAAGGATTTGCCTCCGTCTCCGCAGGAGCCTCTGCCCACGGTGGCTTACTCGTAATTGATGGCGATGCAGGCTTGCGCTGCGGCATTTCCCTCAAAGGAGCCGATATCGTGGTGGGCGGCAGCGTCGGCAGCTTCTCAGGCTTTATGGCACAGGCAGGCAGAATGGTCATCTGCGGCAACGCCGGAGACGCACTGGGCGATTCCCTCTACGAAGCCGTCATCTACGTCCGGGGCAACATCAAATCCCTGGGAGCCGATGCCCAACTTGAACCGATGAACGATGAGGACTATGCGATCGTCCAATCCCTCCTCACCCAGGCAGGACTTCCTCACAATCCCCAGGACTTCAAACGAGTCGCCTCCGCCCGCCAGCTTTATCACTGGAACGCCGACGTGAATCAGGAGTATTAA
- a CDS encoding FMN-binding glutamate synthase family protein, which yields MNNLYREESAGYDRRILHYIQNAAAHGLYEIRGLGAKRSLPHFDDLVFLGASLTRYPLEGYREKCVTKTVLGTRYASKPIELDIPITIAGMSFGSLSANVKEALGLAATEMGTSTTTGDGGMTQEERQSSKTLVYQCLPSRYGFNPDDVRKANAIEVVIGQGAKPGGGGMLLGQKINPRVAAMRTLPEGVDQRSACRHPDWTGPDDLTIKIQELRELTDWEKPIYVKVGASRTYNDVKLAVHAGADVIVVDGMQGGTAATQTVFIENVGIPTLAALRQAVEALEDMDMKGKVQLIISGGIRTGADVAKALAMGADAVSIGQAVLMALGCNSESYIQDGEHHSAIDDYLELGTAPGYCHHCHTGKCPVGVTTQDPMLEKRLEPEVGAKRLKNYLKTLNMELTTIARACGKQNVHHLEREDLVALTVEAAAMAKLPLAGTSWIPGVQGY from the coding sequence ATGAACAACCTCTACCGCGAAGAGTCCGCCGGATACGATCGCCGCATCCTCCACTACATCCAGAACGCTGCCGCCCACGGACTTTACGAAATTCGTGGACTGGGGGCGAAACGTAGCCTGCCTCACTTCGACGATCTGGTTTTCCTGGGAGCCTCGCTGACTCGCTATCCGCTGGAAGGCTATCGGGAAAAATGCGTCACCAAAACTGTTCTAGGAACCCGCTACGCCAGCAAACCGATCGAATTAGACATCCCAATTACGATCGCCGGAATGAGCTTTGGTTCCCTCTCTGCCAACGTTAAAGAAGCCCTCGGACTCGCGGCAACCGAGATGGGCACCTCGACCACCACAGGCGACGGCGGCATGACCCAGGAAGAACGACAGTCCTCAAAAACGCTGGTCTATCAGTGTCTTCCGTCTCGCTACGGCTTCAATCCCGATGATGTGCGAAAGGCAAATGCGATCGAAGTCGTAATTGGTCAGGGGGCGAAACCGGGTGGCGGCGGAATGCTACTGGGTCAGAAAATTAATCCTCGCGTGGCGGCAATGCGAACCCTCCCCGAAGGCGTGGATCAGCGATCGGCTTGTCGTCACCCCGACTGGACAGGACCCGATGACTTGACAATCAAAATTCAGGAGCTACGCGAACTCACCGACTGGGAAAAGCCCATCTACGTGAAAGTGGGAGCCTCCCGCACCTACAACGATGTCAAGTTAGCAGTTCACGCTGGAGCAGATGTAATCGTGGTGGATGGAATGCAGGGCGGCACGGCGGCAACGCAAACCGTCTTCATCGAAAATGTCGGCATACCCACGCTGGCGGCGCTGCGTCAGGCAGTCGAAGCACTGGAAGACATGGACATGAAGGGCAAAGTGCAGCTCATCATTTCCGGCGGAATTCGCACCGGGGCAGACGTCGCAAAAGCCCTGGCAATGGGGGCAGATGCCGTCTCGATCGGTCAGGCGGTTCTAATGGCGTTAGGCTGCAACAGCGAAAGCTATATCCAGGATGGGGAGCATCATTCGGCGATCGACGATTACCTGGAACTGGGTACGGCTCCTGGCTACTGCCATCACTGCCACACCGGAAAATGTCCTGTCGGTGTCACCACCCAAGATCCCATGCTCGAAAAGCGGCTAGAACCGGAAGTCGGCGCAAAACGGCTCAAGAATTATCTGAAAACCCTCAATATGGAATTGACGACGATCGCCCGCGCCTGTGGCAAACAAAACGTCCATCACTTAGAACGGGAAGATCTGGTCGCCCTCACCGTAGAAGCCGCAGCAATGGCAAAACTCCCCCTCGCCGGAACCAGTTGGATTCCCGGTGTCCAGGGCTACTAG
- the deoC gene encoding deoxyribose-phosphate aldolase yields the protein MAAPLAEIDLAGFIDHALLNPTATPEDVSRCCGEADRYKFATVCVYPFHVKQAVEILLNKAPKVCTVIGFPAGATTSAVKIYEAQEAVENGADELDVVINLGLLKVGKTNELHRELAEICELGQPVKAILEMALLTDDEKKMAADACMDAGVAYLKTSTGWFGGATVEDVKLLKQFTKDRVGIKASGGIRTLEQAIDLIVAGATRLGTSRGVDLMRQRDTLE from the coding sequence ATGGCTGCTCCGCTTGCGGAAATCGATCTGGCTGGCTTTATCGATCATGCCTTGCTCAACCCCACGGCAACGCCGGAGGATGTGTCCCGCTGCTGTGGCGAAGCCGATCGCTATAAATTTGCCACAGTCTGCGTCTATCCCTTCCATGTCAAGCAGGCGGTCGAAATTTTGCTGAACAAAGCTCCCAAAGTCTGCACAGTGATCGGATTTCCGGCAGGGGCAACTACCTCAGCAGTCAAAATCTATGAGGCGCAGGAAGCCGTCGAAAACGGAGCGGACGAACTGGACGTGGTCATTAACCTGGGCTTACTTAAGGTCGGCAAAACCAACGAACTGCATCGCGAGTTAGCCGAAATCTGCGAACTGGGTCAGCCCGTCAAGGCAATCCTGGAAATGGCACTGCTGACCGACGATGAGAAAAAAATGGCGGCGGATGCTTGTATGGATGCAGGCGTGGCTTACCTGAAAACGAGTACGGGCTGGTTTGGCGGCGCAACCGTGGAGGATGTCAAGCTGCTGAAGCAGTTTACAAAGGATCGGGTGGGTATCAAGGCATCGGGGGGAATCCGTACCCTGGAGCAGGCGATCGATCTAATCGTGGCAGGAGCAACCCGTTTGGGTACGTCTCGCGGTGTTGATCTCATGCGTCAACGCGATACCCTGGAGTAG
- the recO gene encoding DNA repair protein RecO, producing the protein MSGTYKAIGINLKSTPLGESDRLLTILTEEFGLLRAVAPGSRKHKSSLGGRSGLFVVNNLLIVSGKNLDKVIQAETVESFPGLSQDLKKLTAAQYLAEIALYQALSEQSQADLFNLLREHLTRLENLPSIVTLPCLAHAVFHLLALAGIAPQVFRCCITKQEITPDFSDPDWRAGFSSVAGGVVLLSELDNLRSETVALRKAASGSTKILSDRASPSIQAPPELHTQITAIELYLLQQLTKPDLLETLMQADPPAFASNQVWLPIERILRNYAQYHFDRPIRSSTLIDSCFSPASALSLQNL; encoded by the coding sequence ATGAGCGGAACTTACAAGGCGATCGGCATTAATCTCAAAAGTACGCCCCTGGGCGAATCCGATCGGCTGCTGACGATTCTGACGGAGGAGTTTGGGCTGCTGAGAGCAGTTGCCCCCGGTTCGCGCAAGCACAAGTCGAGCCTGGGAGGACGAAGCGGCTTATTTGTCGTCAATAATCTTCTGATCGTTAGCGGCAAGAATTTAGATAAGGTCATCCAGGCAGAAACCGTAGAATCGTTTCCCGGATTGAGTCAGGATCTCAAGAAGCTCACCGCAGCGCAGTATTTAGCCGAGATCGCCTTATATCAAGCACTCAGCGAGCAGTCCCAGGCGGATCTGTTTAACCTGCTGCGGGAGCATCTGACGCGCCTGGAAAACTTACCCTCGATCGTCACCCTGCCCTGTCTGGCTCATGCGGTCTTCCATTTGCTGGCACTCGCCGGAATTGCGCCCCAGGTGTTTCGCTGCTGCATCACCAAGCAGGAAATCACCCCCGACTTTTCCGATCCGGATTGGCGTGCCGGGTTTAGTAGTGTGGCAGGGGGCGTGGTGCTGCTGTCCGAATTAGATAATCTGCGATCGGAGACGGTTGCTTTGCGTAAAGCTGCCTCTGGTTCTACTAAAATCCTTTCAGACCGCGCTTCCCCCTCAATTCAGGCTCCCCCAGAGCTACACACGCAGATTACGGCGATCGAGCTATACCTGCTCCAGCAGTTGACCAAACCGGATCTCCTGGAAACCCTGATGCAGGCAGACCCTCCCGCCTTTGCGTCCAATCAGGTGTGGCTCCCGATCGAGCGAATTCTGCGAAACTATGCCCAGTACCATTTCGATCGACCCATCCGGTCTTCCACCCTGATCGATTCCTGTTTTTCCCCCGCCAGTGCCCTTTCACTCCAGAACCTATGA
- a CDS encoding MFS transporter produces the protein MMRSFDNTHSSAISRSNPLDSGIKKGYGNTAPGSVQPNGQVNGYPAGNYPSSRLPDYVYCAEGDDRFNADLETMSRSADSEETWARQAKLDTDSKEAVTENGLNGNGNGSNGNGNGSNGSNGSSAIADPQADPQNLEELEPGLVPVLKNRAFLTLWGGQVFSQIADKVYLVLMIALIENRFQAADQSISGWVSSLMIAFTIPAVLFGSIAGVFVDHWRKRAVLVSTNLLRGVLVLAVPFLLWISQGWSALAGLPVGFLMVLGITFLVSTLTQFFAPAEQAVIPLIVDRRNLLSANSLYTMTMMASVIVGFALGEPLLALADMIAAPIVAQFHLPSAIGKEVLVGGSYIIAGLMLTLLRTNEKTIDSDESLPDVWNNIRDGLRYLKEKSHVRAALIQLVILFSIFAALAVLAVRLAEVMPEIKSSQFGFLLAAGGVGMAIGAVVVGQFGQRFTRSQLSLYGSIGMGIALALVALTSHHLVVVLPLLVLLGSCAAVAGIPMQTAIQEETPEEMRGKVFGLQNNAINIALSLPLALAGVAETFFGLRVVFLVLAVLAVLGGMLTWSISRK, from the coding sequence ATGATGCGATCGTTTGACAACACCCATTCATCTGCAATCTCCCGGTCAAATCCGCTGGATTCGGGAATTAAAAAGGGGTATGGCAATACAGCACCCGGTTCAGTTCAGCCCAACGGACAGGTCAACGGATATCCCGCTGGCAACTATCCTTCCTCCCGTTTACCGGACTATGTGTACTGTGCAGAGGGTGACGATCGCTTTAATGCGGACTTGGAAACGATGTCGCGATCGGCTGATTCTGAGGAAACCTGGGCACGTCAGGCAAAGCTAGATACGGACAGTAAAGAGGCTGTCACTGAAAACGGCTTGAACGGCAACGGGAATGGCTCAAACGGCAACGGGAATGGCTCAAACGGCTCGAACGGCAGTAGCGCGATCGCAGATCCTCAAGCAGATCCTCAGAACTTAGAAGAACTTGAACCGGGACTCGTGCCTGTCCTGAAGAATCGCGCTTTTCTCACCCTCTGGGGCGGACAGGTCTTCTCCCAGATTGCCGATAAAGTTTACCTCGTCCTGATGATCGCCCTGATCGAGAATCGCTTTCAGGCAGCGGATCAGAGTATTAGTGGCTGGGTGTCCTCTCTGATGATCGCGTTTACGATTCCGGCAGTGCTGTTTGGCTCGATCGCCGGAGTGTTTGTCGATCACTGGCGCAAACGGGCAGTTCTGGTATCTACGAACCTCCTGCGGGGCGTACTGGTGCTGGCTGTGCCCTTCCTCCTCTGGATTTCCCAGGGCTGGAGCGCGTTGGCTGGCTTGCCCGTGGGGTTTCTCATGGTGCTGGGCATAACCTTCCTGGTGTCTACCCTCACCCAATTCTTTGCCCCGGCAGAACAGGCAGTGATTCCGCTAATCGTTGATCGCCGCAATCTGCTCTCGGCAAATTCCCTCTACACCATGACCATGATGGCATCGGTGATTGTCGGCTTTGCCCTGGGTGAACCCCTGCTGGCTTTGGCAGACATGATCGCAGCCCCGATCGTCGCTCAGTTCCATCTTCCCTCGGCAATTGGTAAGGAAGTCCTGGTAGGCGGCAGCTACATAATCGCGGGACTGATGCTCACCCTGCTGCGAACCAACGAAAAGACGATCGACTCCGACGAATCCCTGCCCGATGTCTGGAACAACATTCGCGACGGACTGCGCTACCTGAAAGAGAAAAGCCATGTTCGGGCGGCGCTGATCCAGCTGGTAATTCTGTTCTCGATTTTTGCGGCGCTGGCGGTGCTGGCGGTACGGCTGGCGGAAGTGATGCCGGAAATTAAATCTTCCCAGTTTGGCTTCCTGCTGGCGGCAGGCGGTGTGGGAATGGCGATCGGCGCTGTGGTCGTTGGGCAGTTTGGACAGCGGTTCACGCGCAGTCAGCTGAGCCTGTATGGGTCGATCGGCATGGGGATTGCCCTGGCACTGGTGGCACTGACTTCCCATCATCTGGTTGTGGTGCTGCCGCTGCTGGTGCTGCTCGGTTCTTGTGCTGCGGTTGCCGGAATTCCAATGCAGACTGCCATTCAGGAAGAAACGCCGGAGGAAATGCGCGGCAAGGTGTTTGGGCTGCAAAATAACGCCATCAACATTGCCCTCAGTTTGCCCCTGGCATTGGCAGGCGTAGCAGAAACCTTCTTTGGGCTGCGAGTGGTTTTCCTGGTGCTGGCGGTGCTGGCAGTGCTGGGCGGAATGCTCACTTGGTCAATCTCTCGTAAGTAA
- a CDS encoding glycosyltransferase family 4 protein, producing MHIAWIGKKSPFCGNVTYGREVTNALLDRGYRVSFIHFAQEETGVEDGWGDCQEVSIPFLYKSQIYTIPSPKSSRVLTDALRQLKPDLVHASLTLSPLDFLLPEICQELNLPLVATFHPAFARKARNFTSSTQHLAYQLYAPSLANYDRTIVFSKLQRDLLIRLGVPKKRLAVIPNGVDADKYSPGLSKLKTDLKAQRIFVYQGRISVEKNVEAMLRAWKQSAIHRHSKLVIVGNGPLAPSLMSTYGEEQGVIWLGFIADEQDRIQILRGSDVFILPSLVEGLSLSLLEAMSCGVACLATDAGADGEVLEKGAGVVLSTQRVAAELRTLFPLFQDHPELTTLLGRKARERVLDRYTLSQNITQLEVLYHQVLQDQRVYYSSSI from the coding sequence ATGCACATTGCCTGGATAGGAAAGAAATCTCCGTTTTGTGGCAACGTCACCTACGGTCGAGAAGTCACTAATGCCCTTTTAGACCGAGGCTACCGCGTCAGTTTTATTCATTTCGCCCAGGAAGAAACGGGCGTAGAGGATGGCTGGGGAGACTGCCAGGAAGTCTCAATTCCCTTTTTATATAAATCCCAGATTTATACCATCCCCTCCCCGAAGTCGAGCCGCGTCCTTACGGATGCCCTGCGGCAGCTTAAGCCCGATCTGGTTCACGCCTCGCTGACCCTATCGCCGCTGGATTTTCTACTGCCCGAAATCTGCCAGGAACTCAATCTGCCCCTGGTTGCCACCTTCCACCCTGCCTTTGCCCGGAAAGCCAGAAATTTCACCTCCAGCACCCAGCACCTCGCCTACCAGCTTTACGCCCCCTCCCTGGCAAACTACGATCGCACGATCGTCTTCTCGAAGCTTCAGCGGGATCTGCTGATTCGCTTGGGTGTCCCCAAAAAGCGCCTTGCCGTAATCCCCAACGGAGTCGATGCGGACAAGTATTCGCCCGGTTTATCCAAGCTCAAAACCGACTTAAAGGCACAGCGCATTTTTGTCTACCAGGGCAGAATCTCCGTCGAGAAAAACGTCGAAGCAATGCTGCGAGCCTGGAAGCAATCGGCAATACACCGCCACAGCAAACTGGTGATTGTGGGAAATGGTCCGCTTGCCCCGTCGCTCATGAGTACCTACGGCGAGGAGCAGGGCGTAATCTGGTTGGGTTTCATCGCCGATGAGCAGGATCGCATCCAAATTCTGCGCGGTTCGGATGTCTTTATTTTGCCCTCTCTAGTAGAAGGACTCTCCCTGTCGCTGCTGGAGGCAATGAGCTGCGGTGTAGCCTGCCTTGCCACCGATGCAGGCGCGGATGGCGAAGTCCTGGAAAAAGGCGCAGGGGTTGTCCTCAGTACCCAGCGAGTTGCTGCCGAACTCCGAACCCTCTTCCCCCTCTTTCAAGATCATCCGGAACTGACTACCCTCCTGGGACGCAAAGCCCGTGAGCGAGTCCTCGATCGCTATACCCTCAGCCAAAACATCACCCAACTCGAAGTCCTATACCATCAAGTACTCCAGGATCAGCGGGTTTACTACAGCAGTTCAATCTAG
- the ycf46 gene encoding stress-responsive protein Ycf46, which translates to MKEELNILVQAQYPLIYLVTSEEERAEQTISSLAQTKPPRRIFIWTVTHGIVEYGQPRNVTQHNTLAPEAAIEWVVRQREPGIYVFKDLHPFIDSPGVTRWLRDAIASFKDAQKTIVLMSPVQTVPIELEKEVVVVDYALPSLEELNGVLTQQLDQIQREQRERGRLGRPDPTRITTEAREKLLKATLGLTRDEAEKVYRKAHVMSGRLTETEVDIVLSEKKQLIRRNGILEFIEEDETLDAVGGLEELKHWLRQRSNAFTERAREYGLPQPKGMLILGVPGCGKSLIAKTTSRLWGLPLLRLDMGRVYDGSMVGRSEANLRNALKTAESISPAILFIDEIDKAFAGSAGSADSDGGTSSRIFGSFLTWMQEKSSPVFVMATANRVERLPGEFLRKGRFDEIFFVDLPNDEERKEIFNIHLSKRRRDISRFDLDQLVKVCEGFSGAEIEQALVAAMYEAFAQEREFTQLDIIAAIRATMPLSKTMSEQVTALRDWAGQRARPAAASTAEYQRMEF; encoded by the coding sequence ATGAAAGAAGAGCTTAATATTCTAGTTCAGGCTCAATATCCTCTGATCTACCTCGTCACGTCTGAGGAGGAGCGGGCAGAGCAAACGATTTCCTCGCTGGCGCAAACCAAGCCGCCCCGCAGGATCTTCATCTGGACTGTGACCCACGGAATTGTTGAGTACGGTCAGCCCCGCAACGTCACCCAGCACAATACCCTGGCTCCAGAAGCTGCGATCGAGTGGGTGGTGCGTCAACGGGAACCCGGTATCTATGTCTTTAAGGATCTGCATCCCTTTATTGATTCTCCGGGCGTAACTCGCTGGTTGCGAGACGCGATCGCCAGCTTCAAGGATGCTCAGAAAACTATCGTTCTGATGTCTCCGGTGCAGACAGTACCGATCGAGCTAGAGAAAGAGGTGGTGGTCGTGGACTATGCCCTGCCTTCTCTGGAAGAACTCAACGGTGTTCTGACTCAGCAGTTGGATCAAATTCAGCGAGAGCAGCGGGAACGCGGTCGTTTAGGTCGTCCTGACCCGACGCGGATTACCACGGAAGCTCGCGAGAAACTGCTGAAGGCAACGTTAGGTCTGACCCGCGACGAAGCAGAAAAAGTCTACCGCAAGGCTCATGTGATGTCTGGTCGGTTGACGGAAACTGAAGTAGATATCGTCCTCTCTGAGAAGAAGCAGCTCATTCGCCGCAACGGGATTCTGGAGTTCATCGAAGAGGATGAAACCCTGGATGCAGTGGGCGGACTGGAGGAGCTAAAGCACTGGCTTCGTCAGCGATCGAATGCTTTTACCGAGCGGGCACGGGAGTACGGTCTGCCCCAGCCGAAAGGAATGCTAATTCTGGGCGTTCCGGGCTGCGGTAAGTCTCTCATCGCCAAAACGACCTCCCGCCTCTGGGGTCTGCCGCTGCTGCGGTTGGATATGGGTCGGGTTTACGACGGCTCGATGGTGGGTCGATCGGAAGCTAACTTGAGAAATGCATTGAAAACAGCTGAATCTATCTCACCTGCGATTCTGTTCATTGATGAGATTGACAAAGCGTTTGCAGGCAGTGCCGGATCGGCGGATTCCGATGGTGGAACTTCCAGCCGGATCTTCGGTTCTTTCCTGACCTGGATGCAGGAAAAGTCGTCGCCCGTCTTCGTGATGGCAACGGCAAACCGGGTAGAGCGATTGCCCGGAGAATTCCTCAGAAAAGGACGATTCGACGAAATCTTCTTTGTCGATCTGCCGAATGATGAGGAGCGCAAAGAGATTTTCAATATTCACCTTTCCAAGCGTCGGCGCGATATCAGCCGCTTTGACCTGGATCAACTGGTGAAAGTCTGTGAAGGTTTTTCGGGTGCGGAGATTGAGCAGGCGCTCGTCGCAGCAATGTACGAAGCATTTGCCCAGGAGCGGGAATTCACCCAACTGGACATTATTGCGGCAATTCGAGCCACCATGCCTCTCTCCAAGACCATGAGCGAGCAGGTAACTGCCCTGAGAGATTGGGCAGGACAGCGAGCCAGACCTGCCGCTGCTTCCACTGCTGAATATCAGCGGATGGAGTTCTAA
- a CDS encoding DUF1257 domain-containing protein, with protein sequence MSHFSTLRTKITEAEILKSSLRDLGISVKTEADVRGYNGQRVRADIVAVLDGEYDLGWSRNADGSFDLIADLWGVAKKHNQTELINSINQKYAVNKTLAEVKRPGLQNANVKLVVQ encoded by the coding sequence ATGTCTCACTTTAGCACTCTGCGTACCAAGATCACCGAAGCTGAAATCCTGAAGTCCTCGCTGCGGGATCTGGGTATCTCCGTGAAGACGGAAGCTGATGTACGTGGCTACAACGGTCAGCGCGTTCGTGCAGACATCGTTGCTGTTCTGGATGGCGAGTATGATCTGGGCTGGTCCCGCAATGCGGATGGTTCTTTCGACCTGATCGCTGACCTGTGGGGTGTTGCCAAGAAGCACAACCAGACCGAACTGATCAACTCGATCAACCAGAAGTATGCTGTGAACAAGACGCTGGCTGAAGTTAAGCGTCCTGGTCTGCAAAACGCTAACGTGAAGCTGGTTGTTCAGTAA